In the Mycoplasmoides gallisepticum genome, one interval contains:
- the rsmG gene encoding 16S rRNA (guanine(527)-N(7))-methyltransferase RsmG — protein MLKLIKDSLGKFNLTLTDKQIEDIAFFLEEIYHSNQLFNLTGYKTKELIAEMLGVKTILLAQSLSYIFSNQSLNVIDIGTGAGIPGLIIKIIYPQLNVYLVDSNAKKITFINEVIKKLNFTGVFAILSRVEDNFFLKKYHGCFDYVFSQAVSKIAVLNELGTQLLKINGQIIHFKSRDYQEEIEFAKKHLSDLGLAFNNLYHYQFNSYFLVNVFYNKKAIAPQKYPREWSKIKRELIDDAKH, from the coding sequence ATGCTTAAACTAATAAAAGATTCTTTAGGTAAATTTAACCTTACGTTAACTGATAAGCAAATTGAAGATATTGCCTTCTTTTTAGAGGAAATTTATCATAGTAATCAACTCTTCAATTTAACGGGCTATAAGACCAAAGAATTGATTGCTGAAATGTTAGGCGTTAAAACCATATTACTAGCTCAAAGTTTAAGTTACATATTTTCTAATCAATCATTAAATGTTATTGATATAGGAACGGGTGCAGGAATCCCAGGATTAATCATTAAAATAATTTATCCTCAGCTTAATGTTTATTTAGTAGATTCAAATGCCAAGAAGATTACTTTTATTAACGAAGTGATAAAAAAGTTAAATTTTACCGGTGTTTTTGCAATTTTATCAAGAGTCGAAGATAACTTTTTTTTGAAAAAATACCACGGTTGTTTTGATTATGTTTTTTCTCAAGCAGTATCAAAAATTGCTGTTTTAAACGAACTAGGAACTCAATTATTAAAAATAAATGGGCAAATAATTCATTTTAAATCTAGAGACTATCAAGAAGAAATTGAGTTTGCAAAAAAACATTTATCAGACCTTGGTTTGGCTTTCAACAATTTGTATCACTATCAATTTAATAGCTATTTTTTAGTTAATGTTTTTTATAATAAAAAAGCTATTGCTCCACAAAAATATCCTAGAGAGTGAAGCAAGATTAAAAGAGAGCTCATTGATGATGCAAAACACTAA